In the genome of Crassostrea angulata isolate pt1a10 chromosome 6, ASM2561291v2, whole genome shotgun sequence, the window CGAAAGAATCCTCAGATCTGTGAACCATCCCATGGCTACCCTGGCGAAAATCTCGCAAACACCCGTCAACGAAAAGATGAAGACAGTGGTGGATTTTCCGACATTTTCCGATTCCAGAAACGACGGGAAAGTGTAGAAGTAGGCCGAATAGCTCAGAGCGGTCAAGCAAAAGGCCATCGAAATGAAGAGGAAACGCAGGTCTCTTAAGACATCGCTACCACATACACAAAACTTCCGAAAGACAAGCTCTCTGCAAGTCTTGGGAACTTCTTGTGATTTTCCTGTCTTGGTTGTTGAACTTTGAGACTCAGTGAACTCAAGTGGTTGTCTTAAAAACGAAGCTGCCACACAGATATTCAACATAATACCACCAAGAATTATCATAGCACCACTAAGTGCGTAGCGGTCTAGAAGGAACCGATAGATATGTGGGAACAGGAAGCCGCCTACGCCGCTTGCTGAGAGGACGATGCCATTGGCCAGTGCTCGATTCCGCTCAAAGTAGTAGTTAATCAGTGTAGTGCAAGGGACGTATGCCAAGCCATAACCGAATCCTgccataaaatgatataaattcaaacaaaagttaaataaaagatattttgagCAGTAACCGATAGagtcaagggggggggggctttaagCTCACCTGCGATGACGCTGTACGTCAGGTACCAGTACAAGACATTGTGGATGAGGGCACTGGTCACGTATCCCAGGCACAGAAACACGCCGCCCAGGAGACATACCGAACGGAAAGAGAACCGAACGGCCAGAAATATAGAAAACGGACCTACAAGTA includes:
- the LOC128190446 gene encoding monocarboxylate transporter 12-like isoform X2, translated to MDNMVAIPDVDRGYAWVILGACFFMYMLLLGSIKSFGILYSEILLTTDNGAGSTALIGSSAGFIQSLTGPFSIFLAVRFSFRSVCLLGGVFLCLGYVTSALIHNVLYWYLTYSVIAGFGYGLAYVPCTTLINYYFERNRALANGIVLSASGVGGFLFPHIYRFLLDRYALSGAMIILGGIMLNICVAASFLRQPLEFTESQSSTTKTGKSQEVPKTCRELVFRKFCVCGSDVLRDLRFLFISMAFCLTALSYSAYFYTFPSFLESENVGKSTTVFIFSLTGVCEIFARVAMGWFTDLRILSPTCIYGICMVVSGVATLVVPLLHQTTIYYIYAVIVGIFPGSFYALMSVIILETIALKNLPSAFAIITIFIAVFSLLGIPCLGWIEDLTKSWDNVFFITGVLQLLAAMVAFSVSRCFDTNTSDNDIVIEQGKAEAAEDKLLGGEKEAGIE
- the LOC128190446 gene encoding monocarboxylate transporter 12-like isoform X1 codes for the protein MHAHRHVHFIVNMTKRSYADHGYAWVILGACFFMYMLLLGSIKSFGILYSEILLTTDNGAGSTALIGSSAGFIQSLTGPFSIFLAVRFSFRSVCLLGGVFLCLGYVTSALIHNVLYWYLTYSVIAGFGYGLAYVPCTTLINYYFERNRALANGIVLSASGVGGFLFPHIYRFLLDRYALSGAMIILGGIMLNICVAASFLRQPLEFTESQSSTTKTGKSQEVPKTCRELVFRKFCVCGSDVLRDLRFLFISMAFCLTALSYSAYFYTFPSFLESENVGKSTTVFIFSLTGVCEIFARVAMGWFTDLRILSPTCIYGICMVVSGVATLVVPLLHQTTIYYIYAVIVGIFPGSFYALMSVIILETIALKNLPSAFAIITIFIAVFSLLGIPCLGWIEDLTKSWDNVFFITGVLQLLAAMVAFSVSRCFDTNTSDNDIVIEQGKAEAAEDKLLGGEKEAGIE
- the LOC128190446 gene encoding monocarboxylate transporter 12-like isoform X3; translation: MVAIPDVDRGYAWVILGACFFMYMLLLGSIKSFGILYSEILLTTDNGAGSTALIGSSAGFIQSLTGPFSIFLAVRFSFRSVCLLGGVFLCLGYVTSALIHNVLYWYLTYSVIAGFGYGLAYVPCTTLINYYFERNRALANGIVLSASGVGGFLFPHIYRFLLDRYALSGAMIILGGIMLNICVAASFLRQPLEFTESQSSTTKTGKSQEVPKTCRELVFRKFCVCGSDVLRDLRFLFISMAFCLTALSYSAYFYTFPSFLESENVGKSTTVFIFSLTGVCEIFARVAMGWFTDLRILSPTCIYGICMVVSGVATLVVPLLHQTTIYYIYAVIVGIFPGSFYALMSVIILETIALKNLPSAFAIITIFIAVFSLLGIPCLGWIEDLTKSWDNVFFITGVLQLLAAMVAFSVSRCFDTNTSDNDIVIEQGKAEAAEDKLLGGEKEAGIE